Proteins from one Patescibacteria group bacterium genomic window:
- the rplA gene encoding 50S ribosomal protein L1 has protein sequence MKKRSKKYQESSSLVEKGKEYTLEEGLELVKKTAQANFDAAVETHFNLNIDPKKNQSVRGTAKLPHGTGKKLKIAVLTTPEKQKEAKKAGASLVGGEELIKEIGQTKKANFDVAIASPEMMKKIAPIAKVLGQKGLMPNPKNETINPEPAKVVKELNQGKITFKSDDSGNVHQIIGRISFDDKKLKENFETFLEEIKKAKPKEVKENYFQNIYLTSSMGPSVRIKV, from the coding sequence ATGAAAAAAAGAAGCAAAAAATATCAAGAATCTTCAAGTTTAGTGGAAAAAGGTAAAGAATATACGCTTGAAGAGGGTCTTGAATTAGTCAAAAAAACGGCTCAGGCTAATTTTGACGCGGCCGTGGAAACACATTTTAATCTTAATATTGATCCTAAAAAGAATCAGAGTGTGCGTGGTACGGCTAAATTACCTCATGGTACCGGCAAAAAATTGAAAATTGCTGTATTGACTACTCCAGAAAAACAAAAAGAAGCCAAAAAAGCCGGGGCTAGTCTAGTCGGGGGAGAAGAATTAATAAAAGAAATAGGGCAAACTAAAAAAGCCAATTTTGACGTAGCTATTGCTTCACCAGAGATGATGAAAAAAATTGCTCCCATTGCTAAAGTATTAGGCCAAAAAGGTCTTATGCCCAACCCTAAAAACGAAACCATTAATCCGGAGCCGGCTAAAGTAGTTAAAGAGCTCAATCAAGGAAAAATTACTTTTAAGTCCGATGACAGCGGCAACGTTCATCAGATTATTGGACGAATTTCTTTTGATGATAAAAAATTAAAAGAAAATTTTGAAACCTTTTTGGAAGAGATCAAAAAGGCCAAACCCAAAGAAGTTAAGGAAAATTATTTTCAGAATATATATTTAACCAGTTCCATGGGTCCTTCGGTTAGAATTAAGGTTTAA
- the rplK gene encoding 50S ribosomal protein L11, which translates to MAKKIKTIIKLQIPAGKANPAPPIGPALGQHGVNIQEFCTQFNNKTKDKAGDIIPVELTVYEDRSFDFILKTPPAAALLKKAAGVDKGSGDQLKEKAGKVSEKDIEEIAKIKMPDLNAKDLEGAKKIIKGTARNMGIKIN; encoded by the coding sequence ATGGCTAAGAAAATTAAAACAATAATTAAACTACAAATACCAGCTGGTAAGGCTAATCCGGCCCCTCCTATCGGTCCGGCCTTGGGACAGCACGGAGTAAATATTCAAGAATTTTGCACCCAGTTTAACAATAAAACCAAAGATAAAGCCGGTGATATTATTCCGGTGGAACTGACTGTTTATGAAGACAGGAGTTTTGATTTTATTTTAAAAACCCCACCAGCGGCCGCTCTCTTAAAAAAAGCAGCCGGAGTGGACAAAGGCTCAGGGGATCAGTTAAAAGAAAAAGCCGGAAAAGTTTCTGAAAAGGATATTGAAGAAATTGCTAAAATAAAAATGCCTGATTTAAACGCCAAAGATTTGGAGGGAGCTAAGAAGATTATCAAGGGTACGGCTCGTAATATGGGTATTAAAATCAATTAG
- the nusG gene encoding transcription termination/antitermination protein NusG, protein MPKQTLQQGRRWYVLHTYSGYEENVSRNLKQRIESMDMEDKIFNVLIPTEKKIKIKNGKRKTVTEKIFPGYVLVEMIVTDDSWYVVRNTPNVTGFVGSGTTPTPISEKEVKNLQKRMGVEEPKYKIDVSVGTPVKIIDGPFKEFEGKVSEIDEARGKIKVLVSMFGRETPVELDFLQVKKI, encoded by the coding sequence ATGCCTAAACAAACACTACAACAGGGAAGAAGATGGTATGTTTTACATACTTATTCTGGCTATGAAGAAAATGTATCTCGAAATCTTAAACAAAGAATTGAGTCTATGGATATGGAGGATAAAATTTTTAATGTTCTCATACCAACAGAAAAAAAGATTAAAATAAAAAACGGTAAAAGAAAAACTGTAACCGAAAAAATATTTCCCGGTTATGTTTTAGTAGAAATGATTGTCACGGATGATTCCTGGTATGTGGTCCGAAATACTCCTAATGTTACCGGTTTTGTTGGTTCGGGTACCACGCCGACCCCTATTTCTGAAAAAGAAGTTAAAAACTTACAGAAACGCATGGGTGTGGAAGAACCTAAATATAAAATTGACGTCAGTGTCGGTACGCCGGTTAAAATTATTGACGGCCCCTTTAAGGAATTTGAAGGCAAGGTTTCCGAAATTGATGAAGCACGAGGTAAAATTAAAGTTTTAGTTTCTATGTTTGGCCGGGAAACGCCGGTAGAGCTAGACTTTTTACAAGTTAAAAAAATTTAG
- the secE gene encoding preprotein translocase subunit SecE, giving the protein MANKLINYFKEAKEELKKVSWPTRKETIHQTLIVLGVCLVVGAFLGLVDYLLNIGVQQIISIT; this is encoded by the coding sequence ATGGCTAATAAACTCATAAATTACTTTAAAGAAGCAAAAGAAGAGCTAAAAAAAGTCTCTTGGCCAACCAGAAAAGAGACAATTCACCAAACTCTGATAGTTTTAGGAGTTTGCTTGGTTGTGGGTGCTTTTTTGGGTTTGGTTGATTATCTACTCAATATAGGAGTACAGCAAATTATTAGTATTACTTAA
- a CDS encoding CDP-archaeol synthase: MEAIIIYILKITWYSLPLGLANMMPVIFNRWFGFLAKPVDFSAKIKNQRLFGAHKTWRGILAALIGGALIFIIQKHAFVNSDFFRSISIINYSEKSIWMGTIMALGAIIGDLVKSFFKRRLNIKSGHSWIPFDQIDYTLGGMIFSFPFFIPPADVFVSLVALGFIFHIGINIIGKFIGLRRKAF, encoded by the coding sequence ATGGAGGCAATAATAATATATATATTAAAGATAACTTGGTATTCACTGCCTTTGGGCCTGGCTAATATGATGCCGGTTATTTTTAACCGCTGGTTTGGTTTTTTAGCCAAGCCCGTTGATTTTAGCGCTAAAATCAAAAATCAGAGACTTTTTGGCGCCCATAAAACCTGGCGCGGTATTTTAGCAGCTTTAATAGGAGGAGCTTTAATATTTATTATTCAAAAACATGCCTTTGTAAATTCGGATTTTTTTCGCAGTATTTCTATAATTAATTATTCGGAAAAAAGTATTTGGATGGGAACAATTATGGCTTTAGGTGCTATAATAGGTGATTTAGTCAAGAGTTTTTTTAAGCGGCGCTTAAATATTAAGTCTGGTCATTCTTGGATACCTTTTGATCAGATTGACTATACTTTAGGAGGTATGATTTTTAGTTTTCCTTTTTTTATACCGCCGGCTGATGTTTTTGTCAGTTTGGTGGCTTTAGGTTTTATTTTTCATATAGGTATTAATATTATTGGTAAGTTTATTGGTTTAAGAAGAAAGGCTTTTTAA
- a CDS encoding CDP-alcohol phosphatidyltransferase family protein: MAEKLKMVRKLREIIDFWILKLPWPNINPSYITILAIPLSIAFIFSWADHKILAIVILFFVIIFDWLDGVVARKYNRASYKGWLIDTITDRFSEGIIFIFFGGAWFYLFLVNVILNIVSGFFKKNLILPLRLIFYLYLIFVYTYSYFS, translated from the coding sequence ATGGCTGAAAAATTAAAAATGGTCAGAAAATTACGTGAAATAATTGATTTCTGGATTTTAAAATTACCTTGGCCAAATATAAATCCCAGTTATATAACAATATTGGCTATACCTTTGAGTATAGCCTTTATTTTTTCATGGGCTGATCATAAAATTCTAGCTATAGTAATTCTATTTTTTGTCATCATATTTGATTGGCTAGATGGAGTAGTGGCTCGAAAATATAATCGTGCTAGCTATAAAGGTTGGTTAATAGATACTATAACTGATCGTTTTTCTGAGGGTATAATTTTTATTTTTTTTGGTGGAGCTTGGTTTTATCTCTTTTTGGTTAATGTAATTTTAAATATTGTCAGTGGTTTTTTTAAAAAAAATCTTATTTTACCCTTGCGATTAATTTTTTATTTATATTTAATTTTTGTCTACACTTATTCATATTTTTCTTAA
- the gyrB gene encoding DNA topoisomerase (ATP-hydrolyzing) subunit B has translation MPKKKSKKKKTKQTAKKGGKKSIKISPKDFGYTAKEITVLEGLTPVRKRPAMYIGSTSETGLHHLIWEVVDNSIDEAMAGYCTKIEITLRSDGKVTVEDNGRGIPVEKHKSTKKSALETVMTMLHAGGKFGSSGYKVSGGLHGVGVSVVNALSEYTKAEVKRDGKIWVQEYKRGKPLSKVKSVGKTKETGTSITFKADPKIFSVLEFKWETILNHLRQQAYLTKGIIIEINDKREKKYKSYTFHFEGGLASYVRFLNYKKDKRQYLPFYVNKEKEGVQVEVAFQYTNDIKENIFTFANNIYTLEGGTHLAGFRRALTRSLNKYARNNEYLKEKDNNLIGDDTREGLTAVVSVKVREPQFEGQTKAKLGNAEVKPIVYSTVSQALQIFLEEHPKEAETIIGKCILTSRARQAARTARETVLRKGALEGLTLPGKLADCSSRDPEQSELYIVEGDSAGGSAKQGRNREFQAILPLRGKILNVEKARLDRMLQNNEIKSLIIALGTNIGEQFDISSLRYYRIIIMTDADVDGSHIRTLLLTLFYRYFPELIEKGYLYIAQPPLYQVQQGQKVEYAYNEKELEKAKEKFSKNTKSKNKDEEGEPGKIKGLSIQHYKGLGEMNPGQLWETTMDPKNRIMKKVTIDDAAQADEIFSTLMGSEVSFRKRFIHTHAKSVRNLDI, from the coding sequence ATGCCCAAGAAAAAATCAAAGAAGAAAAAAACCAAGCAGACAGCTAAAAAAGGAGGCAAAAAATCGATTAAAATATCCCCTAAGGATTTTGGCTACACAGCTAAAGAAATTACAGTTTTAGAAGGTTTAACTCCAGTGCGCAAAAGACCGGCTATGTATATTGGCTCTACTTCAGAAACCGGACTTCATCATCTTATTTGGGAAGTGGTGGATAATTCTATTGATGAAGCTATGGCTGGCTATTGCACAAAGATTGAAATTACTTTGCGCTCAGACGGTAAGGTAACGGTAGAAGATAACGGGCGAGGTATTCCTGTAGAAAAACATAAAAGTACCAAGAAGTCAGCCTTAGAAACAGTGATGACTATGTTACATGCCGGCGGTAAGTTTGGTAGCTCAGGCTATAAAGTTTCTGGTGGTTTGCATGGAGTCGGGGTTTCAGTAGTCAATGCTTTATCTGAATATACAAAAGCAGAAGTCAAGCGAGACGGTAAAATTTGGGTACAAGAATACAAAAGAGGCAAACCCTTGAGCAAGGTAAAATCAGTAGGTAAAACCAAGGAAACCGGTACTAGTATTACTTTTAAAGCGGATCCTAAAATATTCAGTGTTCTTGAGTTTAAATGGGAGACTATTCTTAATCATTTACGTCAGCAAGCCTATTTAACTAAAGGGATAATTATTGAAATTAATGATAAAAGAGAAAAAAAATATAAAAGCTATACTTTTCATTTTGAGGGTGGGTTGGCTTCCTATGTGCGTTTCTTAAATTATAAAAAAGACAAACGTCAATATTTGCCATTTTATGTTAATAAAGAAAAAGAGGGAGTACAAGTAGAGGTTGCTTTCCAGTACACTAATGATATTAAAGAGAATATTTTTACTTTTGCTAATAATATTTATACCTTAGAAGGCGGCACTCATTTAGCTGGTTTTCGTCGAGCTCTTACCCGTAGTTTAAACAAATACGCCCGTAATAACGAATATTTAAAAGAAAAAGATAACAACCTGATTGGTGATGACACTCGCGAAGGTTTAACAGCTGTAGTCAGTGTTAAAGTCAGGGAGCCCCAGTTTGAAGGCCAGACAAAAGCTAAACTGGGCAACGCCGAGGTCAAGCCTATTGTTTACAGCACTGTTTCACAAGCTCTGCAAATATTTTTGGAGGAACACCCAAAAGAAGCGGAAACTATTATTGGTAAATGCATTTTAACTTCCCGGGCTCGTCAAGCGGCCAGAACAGCTCGCGAAACTGTGTTAAGAAAAGGAGCTTTAGAGGGGTTAACTTTGCCGGGTAAATTAGCTGATTGTTCCAGCCGAGATCCAGAGCAGTCAGAGCTATATATTGTTGAGGGTGATTCAGCTGGTGGCAGTGCCAAACAGGGGCGGAACCGTGAATTTCAGGCCATTCTTCCTCTTCGTGGTAAAATTTTAAATGTAGAAAAAGCAAGACTGGATAGAATGTTGCAGAATAATGAAATCAAATCATTAATTATTGCTTTGGGCACTAATATTGGCGAGCAATTTGATATTTCTTCCTTGCGCTATTATCGTATTATTATTATGACTGATGCTGATGTTGATGGGTCCCATATTCGCACTCTTTTACTAACTTTATTTTACCGCTATTTTCCTGAACTTATAGAAAAAGGCTATCTTTATATAGCTCAACCGCCGCTTTATCAGGTTCAGCAAGGTCAAAAAGTTGAGTATGCCTATAATGAGAAAGAACTGGAAAAAGCAAAAGAAAAATTTTCTAAAAATACTAAATCTAAAAATAAAGATGAAGAAGGCGAGCCGGGAAAAATCAAAGGCTTATCGATACAGCATTATAAAGGTTTAGGTGAAATGAACCCGGGACAGCTTTGGGAGACCACGATGGATCCTAAAAATAGAATTATGAAAAAAGTTACCATTGATGACGCAGCGCAGGCTGATGAAATATTTTCTACTTTAATGGGCAGTGAAGTTTCTTTCCGTAAACGTTTTATACATACGCATGCTAAATCAGTCAGAAATCTTGATATTTAA
- the pheT gene encoding phenylalanine--tRNA ligase subunit beta has protein sequence MKISINWLKEFIKIDKKRAEKLADKLTFSGTEVEKVIENKENLKNMVVGEIITITKHSNADKLKVCRVRVKKGRILKIVCGASNIKVGQKVPVALSGSQLPDGTEIKETKIRGIKSQGMLLAEDEMAIGEDHSGIYILDEKEKVGKTMRQVLDLNDIILDLALTPNRSDCFSVYGIARELSAVLRRKLKKEAASYLIKDDKEEEIKDKLGVSIRAKNLCHYYSARIIKNIKVGPSPEKIKNRLRRAGIRPVNNVVDASNYVMLELGQPLHAFDYNKISGSKKKNIIVRKARKDEKLKTLDGLKRDLEKRMLVIADQEKPLALAGIMGGENSEIKSKTNTVVLESAVFKPSNIRITARKLGLRSESSNLFEKGLDSVMTRIALDRAANLIADLSGGEVIKGSLEKGEKVKAWGQKISLSLEKLRNILNKKIAVSRIKQIFTLLGFDFVEAVDGRIKVRPPSFRPDIKIPEDLIEEVGRLYDYNRLKPTYLKGQLKPVQLPKNLYWEDKIKNYLVSANMSEVYNYSFYSQEDIEAFDLKEEKHYRITNPINPDQEYLRQTLIPLMLKNISLNIDFSHEISIFETGYVFLPSEKNFPHEKKRLSGVFYGEEAYFSAKAALDLLMVKGLNIEQFIFDIEEEETILKSGEKKIGTLRILPGKIAKFYKIKKPVAYFEIDLTKLIKFASEVRDFEKPSEYPAVTRDLAFFMPEKVKYAQVEKEIKKASPIIKDIELFDTFKKEGKLSLAVRITFQSEKRTLKSKEIDSIIKKIVKSLEKKYNIKIRK, from the coding sequence ATGAAAATATCAATTAACTGGTTAAAAGAATTTATAAAAATTGATAAGAAAAGAGCTGAAAAACTGGCTGATAAATTGACTTTTTCTGGTACTGAGGTAGAAAAGGTTATTGAGAACAAAGAAAACCTTAAGAATATGGTAGTGGGAGAAATAATTACCATTACCAAACATTCAAATGCTGATAAACTTAAGGTTTGCCGAGTTAGGGTAAAAAAAGGAAGGATACTAAAAATTGTTTGCGGAGCTTCTAATATTAAAGTAGGGCAAAAAGTGCCGGTGGCTTTATCGGGCAGTCAGTTACCCGATGGTACAGAAATTAAGGAAACCAAGATCAGAGGTATTAAATCTCAAGGTATGCTCTTGGCTGAAGATGAAATGGCTATAGGAGAAGATCACAGCGGAATTTATATTCTAGATGAAAAGGAAAAAGTGGGTAAAACCATGCGCCAAGTGTTAGATTTAAATGATATTATTTTAGATCTTGCTTTAACGCCTAACCGCTCTGATTGTTTTTCAGTTTATGGTATAGCCAGAGAGTTGTCAGCTGTTTTAAGAAGAAAATTAAAAAAAGAAGCTGCTTCCTATTTGATAAAGGATGATAAAGAAGAGGAAATTAAGGATAAACTGGGAGTCAGTATTAGGGCTAAAAATTTATGTCATTATTATTCCGCCAGGATTATTAAAAATATAAAAGTAGGGCCTTCACCCGAGAAAATAAAAAACCGTCTGCGCAGGGCTGGTATTAGACCGGTCAATAACGTGGTCGATGCCTCAAACTATGTTATGCTTGAATTGGGTCAGCCTTTGCATGCTTTTGATTATAATAAAATCTCTGGCTCAAAAAAGAAAAATATTATAGTTCGCAAAGCCAGAAAAGACGAAAAATTAAAAACCCTGGACGGCTTAAAAAGAGATTTGGAAAAAAGAATGCTGGTTATTGCTGATCAGGAAAAACCTTTGGCTTTGGCTGGTATTATGGGCGGTGAAAATTCTGAAATTAAGAGCAAAACAAATACTGTAGTTTTAGAGTCAGCAGTTTTTAAGCCTTCTAATATTCGAATTACTGCTCGTAAACTGGGCTTACGCTCAGAAAGCTCTAATTTATTTGAAAAAGGTTTGGATTCGGTTATGACCCGAATAGCTCTTGACCGGGCCGCGAATTTGATAGCGGATTTAAGCGGTGGTGAAGTGATAAAAGGGAGTTTAGAAAAAGGAGAAAAAGTAAAAGCATGGGGCCAAAAAATTAGTCTTTCTCTGGAAAAATTAAGAAATATTTTAAATAAAAAAATTGCTGTCAGCCGCATAAAGCAGATCTTTACTTTGCTTGGCTTTGATTTTGTAGAGGCTGTAGATGGCCGGATCAAAGTCCGCCCGCCTTCTTTTCGTCCCGATATTAAAATCCCTGAAGATTTAATTGAGGAGGTAGGCCGACTTTACGATTATAATCGTCTTAAACCGACTTATCTTAAGGGGCAGCTAAAGCCGGTTCAACTGCCTAAAAATCTTTATTGGGAAGATAAGATTAAAAATTATCTGGTTTCAGCTAATATGTCTGAGGTTTATAATTACTCTTTTTACAGTCAGGAAGATATAGAAGCTTTTGATTTAAAGGAGGAAAAACATTATCGAATAACCAATCCCATTAATCCAGATCAAGAGTACTTAAGACAAACTTTAATTCCCCTAATGTTAAAAAACATCAGTCTAAATATTGATTTCTCCCATGAGATTTCAATATTTGAAACTGGTTATGTATTTCTGCCGAGCGAAAAAAACTTTCCACACGAAAAGAAAAGGCTAAGTGGAGTATTTTATGGGGAAGAAGCTTATTTTTCGGCTAAAGCCGCTTTAGACCTTTTAATGGTTAAGGGCTTGAATATTGAGCAATTTATTTTTGATATTGAAGAAGAAGAAACTATTTTAAAATCAGGAGAGAAAAAAATAGGCACTCTGCGTATTTTGCCTGGTAAAATAGCTAAGTTTTATAAAATAAAAAAACCAGTAGCTTATTTTGAAATTGATCTGACTAAATTGATAAAATTTGCCAGTGAAGTGAGGGATTTTGAAAAACCAAGTGAATATCCGGCTGTTACTCGTGATTTAGCTTTCTTTATGCCTGAGAAAGTAAAATACGCTCAAGTGGAAAAGGAGATTAAAAAGGCCAGTCCAATAATAAAGGATATTGAACTCTTTGATACTTTTAAGAAAGAAGGTAAACTTTCTTTGGCGGTGAGAATAACCTTTCAATCAGAAAAAAGAACCTTAAAGTCAAAAGAGATTGATAGTATAATAAAAAAAATAGTTAAATCATTAGAAAAAAAATATAATATTAAAATAAGAAAGTAA
- the pheS gene encoding phenylalanine--tRNA ligase subunit alpha: MEDKLKKILSKAKKEIKNISSFEDLEKIRNKFLGRQKELSQILRGIKDLPKKEKPKIGKLGNEVRQKIERSIREKEKELNEEESPEVDIDLTIPGEKIEHGHLHPLTQFMRKVIDIFQRMGFEVVEGSEVESAKYNFDLLNIPKNHPARDMWDTYYVEPGQSILAKRQLARSKKSNKQEAISDLLLRTHTSPMQIRSMQKRKPPVRLIVPGRVFRHEATDASHETTFYQCEGLVIDQEVKVTDLIGTVQLFLKTLFGKKVKTRVRPHYYPFTEPSMDFDMSCLLCEGEGCRVCGQTGWLEMMGSGLVHPKVLKNMNVDPEKYTGFAFGMGIDRFMMLYYGIDDIRLSYQGDLRFLKQF, translated from the coding sequence ATGGAAGATAAACTCAAAAAAATATTATCTAAGGCTAAAAAGGAGATAAAAAATATCTCTAGTTTTGAAGATCTGGAAAAAATAAGAAATAAATTTCTGGGACGGCAAAAAGAGCTTTCACAAATTTTAAGAGGTATCAAAGACTTACCTAAAAAAGAAAAGCCAAAAATAGGTAAATTAGGCAATGAGGTGCGGCAAAAAATTGAAAGGTCAATTAGAGAAAAAGAAAAAGAGCTGAATGAAGAAGAATCGCCAGAAGTTGATATTGACCTGACTATTCCCGGAGAAAAAATTGAACACGGTCATCTACATCCTTTAACTCAATTTATGAGGAAAGTAATTGATATTTTTCAGCGTATGGGCTTTGAAGTAGTTGAAGGATCAGAAGTGGAATCAGCCAAATATAATTTTGATTTATTAAATATTCCCAAAAACCACCCAGCTAGAGATATGTGGGATACTTATTATGTTGAGCCGGGCCAATCAATTTTAGCTAAGCGTCAATTGGCCAGAAGTAAAAAAAGTAATAAACAAGAGGCAATAAGTGATTTACTTTTGAGAACCCATACTTCGCCGATGCAGATTAGATCTATGCAAAAGAGGAAGCCGCCGGTCCGTTTGATTGTGCCGGGACGAGTTTTTCGCCATGAAGCTACTGATGCCAGCCATGAAACTACTTTTTACCAGTGTGAAGGCTTAGTTATTGACCAGGAAGTAAAAGTAACTGATTTAATTGGCACGGTGCAACTTTTTTTAAAAACCTTATTCGGCAAAAAAGTAAAAACTAGAGTACGTCCCCATTACTATCCTTTTACTGAGCCTTCTATGGATTTTGATATGTCCTGTCTTTTGTGTGAAGGAGAAGGTTGCCGGGTTTGTGGCCAGACCGGTTGGTTGGAAATGATGGGCTCGGGCCTGGTTCACCCCAAAGTGCTAAAAAATATGAATGTTGACCCTGAAAAATACACCGGCTTTGCTTTTGGTATGGGTATCGACCGCTTTATGATGCTTTATTACGGCATAGATGATATTAGGTTATCTTATCAGGGGGATTTAAGATTTTTAAAGCAATTTTAA
- a CDS encoding CNNM domain-containing protein, producing MLIYTIIILAVILLILMSAWLSGTETAFSNLSQSDLAQMKIDNVNKKEFVFWVKRNMNKAIATILVLNNLIKIILASLVALFANRVFHTFGLSLAIGLITFIITIFGEINPKARGLAASREICLKRAKSLYYLVQTLTPISRVFLFISKKFLKLRFKPQGELSLSKRDIKSLVSLGKEEGLIKNVEKKIIYRTFDFGQKKAKDVMIPMKKVFYINKGCSIEYARQQILEKGFTRVPVMNPDKEKIVGLIYLKDIISTRSKKVDSLLKRSFIIVEDEEVVNIFRQMRRGQKHFALVRDKNKEKDLGILTMEDILEVLLGKIKDEYSEIKEKAIKDIKKKYSKKNKK from the coding sequence ATGCTTATTTATACAATAATTATTCTAGCGGTTATTCTGCTGATACTGATGTCAGCCTGGCTTTCTGGGACCGAAACAGCCTTTTCAAACTTAAGCCAGTCTGATTTGGCTCAGATGAAGATTGATAATGTTAATAAAAAAGAATTTGTTTTTTGGGTTAAACGTAACATGAACAAGGCCATTGCTACTATTTTAGTTTTAAATAATTTAATCAAAATTATTTTGGCTTCTTTAGTAGCACTTTTTGCTAATCGTGTTTTTCATACCTTTGGCCTGAGTCTGGCTATTGGACTAATTACTTTTATTATTACTATTTTTGGGGAAATAAATCCGAAAGCTCGTGGTCTGGCGGCCAGTCGGGAGATTTGTTTAAAGCGGGCCAAATCACTTTACTATTTAGTTCAAACTTTAACTCCGATTAGTCGCGTATTCCTTTTTATATCAAAAAAGTTTTTAAAACTACGCTTTAAACCTCAAGGTGAACTTTCTTTATCCAAAAGAGATATTAAAAGTTTGGTTAGCTTGGGAAAGGAAGAGGGTTTAATAAAAAATGTAGAAAAGAAAATTATTTATCGCACTTTTGACTTTGGCCAGAAAAAGGCCAAAGACGTGATGATACCGATGAAAAAAGTTTTTTATATTAATAAAGGATGTAGTATTGAATACGCTCGCCAGCAGATTTTAGAAAAAGGCTTTACTCGGGTGCCGGTGATGAATCCGGATAAAGAAAAAATTGTCGGCCTAATTTATTTAAAAGATATTATCTCGACCCGTTCAAAAAAAGTAGATTCTTTGTTAAAACGTTCCTTTATTATTGTCGAAGATGAGGAAGTAGTTAATATTTTTCGTCAAATGCGGCGCGGACAAAAACACTTTGCTTTAGTGCGTGATAAGAACAAAGAAAAAGATTTGGGTATCTTAACCATGGAAGATATTCTGGAGGTTTTATTGGGAAAAATTAAAGATGAATATTCTGAGATTAAAGAAAAAGCGATTAAAGATATTAAGAAAAAGTATAGTAAAAAAAACAAAAAATAG